One Solanum pennellii chromosome 10, SPENNV200 genomic region harbors:
- the LOC107032144 gene encoding peptidyl-prolyl cis-trans isomerase FKBP20-2, chloroplastic, which yields MLLNSSFLLSNTSSPYTLSACHTTQSFPRQKSTFQCCLAATLQDKRVRELNVNILHYEDNMKRRSLLFFLITSGISPAFPAFGKTKSKNPYDERRLLEQNKRIQRENNAPEEFPSFIREGFTVKVVTPENYEKRDSGLILRDFSVGEGDCPKDGQQVTFHYIGYNESGRRIDSTYVQGSPAKIRMGTKALVPGFEEGIRDMRPGGKRRIIIPPELGPPVGPSTFFSSKQFEVFDVELLDVQDCKRRTIGFYSDVVCN from the exons ATGCTTCTCAACTCTTCATTTCTTCTGTCCAACACTTCTTCTCCAT ATACTCTATCAGCTTgtcatacaactcaatcttttCCCAGACAGAAGTCAACATTCCAGTGTTGCTTAGCTGCCACATTACAAGATAAAAG GGTTAGGGAACTGAATGTAAATATATTGCATTATGAGGACAACATGAAGCGCAGATCTCTCCTGTTTTTTCTGATTACATCCGGCATATCTCCCGCTTTTCCAGCTTTTGGGAAAACAAAGAGCAAAAACCCATATGATGAAAGACGCTTACTAGAGCAGAACAAACGGATCCAGAGAGAAAATAATGCCCCTGAAGAGTTCCCCAGTTTCATCAGAGAAG GTTTTACAGTTAAAGTAGTAACGCCTGAAAACTACGAAAAGCGTGATTCAGGTCTTATATTGCGGGATTTTTCTGTTGGTGAAGGTGATTGCCCAAAGGATGGTCAACAG GTGACTTTCCACTATATTGGGTATAATGAGTCTGGACGTCGTATTGACAGCACATACGTTCAAGGTTCTCCTGCAAAGATTCGGATGGGCACTAAAGCATTGGTCCCAG GTTTTGAGGAAGGAATTAGAGACATGAGACCTGGGGGCAAAAGGAGGATAATCATACCTCCAGAATTAGGACCTCCG GTTGGGCCTTCAACATTCTTTAGCTCAAAACAGTTTGAAGTATTTGACGTGGAATTGCTAGACGTCCAAGACTGCAAGCGTAGGACAATAGGCTTCTACTCTGATGTTGTTTGCAATTGA